In candidate division WOR-3 bacterium, the following proteins share a genomic window:
- a CDS encoding C25 family cysteine peptidase, whose amino-acid sequence MLDAKQHTIVSLFFLLLILFINVCYGQGTGARYLIITHDDYYDALVPLAEWKTQKGLKAKIVRTSETGSDSAQIRSYVANAYYSWEIKPEYLLLVGNKYQIPFPRITLAVYVYSDNYYTNILGDFRNDIIPGRFWVYDTMDVKTIVAKVLGYEKTPYLEDPLWFRKGTTIVNEDMGGIPGDSVYWADAHYAHALMNNAGFVHIDSFARSFGNGSADVINAINSGRSYILYRGEGVTVWTWPFNNIEPENMSNGFELPVILSATCTTIEGIGQRWLNAGTPQEPKGTVGFYGTSTSLYLAAEMRSALAQGTLHSIFCDSLTTLGRAAEAGRLNYYALFGNQLEYHSWTCLGDPDMNLWTATPRQIEVTHDDQFFAGICTVSVHVEYCSTPVESALVCAMAVNDSSFYKWGRTDDNGNINLIDTVPVPGDTIVITVTGRNLLSYSGQATVFHTGSPYVLLHSFSIEDSIGGNNDSIIDPGEDIEIPVWLRNWGDDTARSVMAVLRKTAPDPFFSLEDTVKNFGDIAFMDSAFSTFDGYNIIVAADCPDLHQISLELAVSDVTTAVWNSYLSTTVYAPMLILHDFYFPPHSIATIPGSTDTLVIELQNLGSTCADSVAGRIHSLDTLLTVIDSVSSFGTIEPDSGVGSNLSDPFVIVTDPQTPTWHLVELTLEITSGVQQDTFSLMIYVGKKDYLVWDPDPNHSSGPLIHEILDSLGFLGEYSPVFPRSILSLYKSLFICTGVYPLTYTILDTSQAALDIADYLSSTTGNAYLEGGDVWYSPLVSHGYDFGPLFGILAIYNSMGTFTGVTGCTGTFTQNMAFSYGGEATMIDYIDSTGGSQLLFKKVNSNYGCGVAANNRTVGLSFELSGLVDTVAPSTKADLITAIMNYFGVPPTGVAEEQNFISRHSTPTLFINPNPSRYGLNINLQGLTAEKITLKIYDVSGRCVCTLVDNTVLEDAQQAFFWKGLDDRARKVPAGIYFVRLQTADINNALKAIILR is encoded by the coding sequence ATGCTGGATGCTAAGCAGCACACTATAGTATCCTTGTTTTTCCTCTTGTTAATTCTATTCATAAACGTATGCTATGGTCAGGGTACTGGAGCACGTTATCTTATAATAACACACGACGACTACTATGACGCGCTCGTACCGCTTGCTGAGTGGAAAACACAAAAGGGACTCAAGGCCAAAATCGTGAGAACATCAGAGACAGGAAGCGATTCTGCTCAGATCAGATCCTATGTGGCAAATGCATATTATTCATGGGAAATAAAACCGGAATATTTACTCCTCGTTGGCAACAAATACCAGATCCCGTTTCCACGAATCACACTCGCGGTCTATGTATACAGCGATAATTACTACACCAATATCCTGGGAGATTTCCGTAACGATATCATTCCCGGCCGGTTCTGGGTGTATGACACCATGGATGTGAAGACGATTGTGGCGAAGGTGCTGGGATACGAAAAAACGCCGTATTTAGAAGACCCCCTGTGGTTCCGAAAGGGGACTACAATAGTCAACGAAGATATGGGAGGGATACCTGGCGACTCGGTCTACTGGGCTGACGCTCACTATGCACACGCCCTAATGAACAATGCAGGATTTGTTCACATCGATTCGTTCGCGCGTAGCTTCGGTAACGGCAGCGCCGACGTTATCAATGCAATCAATAGCGGAAGATCGTATATTCTATACAGAGGTGAAGGTGTAACTGTTTGGACCTGGCCTTTTAATAACATCGAGCCTGAAAATATGTCCAATGGTTTTGAATTACCGGTCATCCTATCAGCAACATGTACAACAATCGAGGGCATTGGACAGCGTTGGCTCAACGCAGGTACGCCTCAGGAACCAAAAGGAACCGTCGGTTTTTATGGCACATCCACATCACTATATCTGGCAGCAGAAATGCGAAGCGCGCTCGCACAAGGAACACTGCATAGCATATTTTGTGATAGCCTGACAACCCTGGGCAGGGCTGCTGAGGCTGGACGGTTGAACTACTATGCGCTGTTCGGAAATCAGCTCGAGTATCATAGTTGGACCTGCCTCGGTGACCCGGATATGAATTTATGGACTGCAACGCCTCGCCAAATAGAGGTGACACACGACGACCAATTCTTCGCAGGCATCTGCACGGTAAGCGTACACGTCGAGTATTGCTCTACACCTGTCGAATCAGCATTGGTCTGTGCGATGGCAGTCAATGATTCGTCCTTCTACAAATGGGGACGAACAGATGATAACGGAAATATCAATCTTATCGATACAGTACCTGTTCCAGGCGACACCATTGTTATAACAGTAACCGGCAGAAATCTTTTGAGCTACAGTGGCCAGGCTACCGTGTTTCACACGGGAAGTCCTTATGTTCTTCTTCACTCATTCAGCATAGAAGATTCGATCGGAGGAAATAACGATTCGATCATCGACCCCGGTGAGGATATCGAGATCCCGGTCTGGTTGAGAAATTGGGGTGATGACACGGCCCGCAGCGTTATGGCAGTCTTACGCAAAACAGCCCCAGACCCATTTTTCTCTTTGGAAGATACTGTCAAGAACTTCGGTGATATTGCATTCATGGATTCTGCATTTTCAACCTTCGACGGATACAATATCATTGTCGCAGCCGATTGTCCTGACCTACACCAGATTTCTCTGGAACTTGCTGTCTCCGACGTTACTACCGCGGTCTGGAATTCATACTTGAGTACTACAGTGTACGCCCCAATGCTCATCCTTCATGATTTCTACTTTCCCCCACACTCAATTGCTACGATACCAGGAAGTACAGATACGCTGGTAATTGAGCTGCAGAATCTGGGAAGCACCTGTGCTGACAGTGTTGCCGGACGCATACACAGCCTTGATACTCTTTTAACAGTAATCGATTCAGTATCCTCATTCGGTACGATCGAACCAGACAGCGGAGTCGGCTCAAATCTTTCAGATCCCTTTGTGATTGTCACTGACCCACAGACCCCGACGTGGCATCTGGTCGAATTGACTCTCGAAATCACCTCTGGCGTACAGCAGGATACGTTCAGTCTTATGATATATGTTGGAAAAAAGGACTATCTGGTATGGGATCCGGATCCGAATCACTCAAGCGGACCGTTAATACATGAAATCCTTGATTCGCTCGGATTTCTCGGTGAGTACAGTCCCGTTTTTCCCCGCTCCATTCTGTCACTGTACAAATCACTGTTCATTTGCACCGGGGTTTATCCGCTAACCTATACAATACTGGATACAAGCCAGGCTGCATTGGACATCGCTGACTATCTTTCGTCAACCACTGGTAACGCTTATCTTGAGGGTGGGGATGTCTGGTACAGTCCGCTGGTCAGCCACGGGTATGATTTCGGTCCGCTCTTCGGCATCCTCGCGATATACAATTCGATGGGCACGTTCACCGGCGTCACCGGATGCACTGGAACCTTCACCCAGAACATGGCGTTCAGTTATGGAGGCGAAGCGACCATGATCGACTATATCGATTCGACCGGGGGTTCGCAGCTGCTCTTCAAAAAAGTGAACAGCAACTACGGCTGCGGCGTCGCGGCAAACAACCGTACCGTCGGGCTCTCTTTTGAACTGAGCGGGCTGGTCGACACTGTTGCGCCATCGACCAAGGCCGACCTCATTACCGCCATAATGAATTACTTCGGCGTCCCTCCTACCGGCGTAGCCGAAGAGCAGAATTTTATCAGCCGCCACTCGACACCAACATTGTTCATAAATCCTAACCCATCGCGGTACGGTCTTAACATCAATTTGCAGGGGCTGACCGCCGAAAAGATCACGCTCAAGATCTACGACGTGTCCGGCCGTTGTGTCTGTACGCTGGTCGACAATACCGTGCTCGAGGATGCGCAGCAAGCCTTTTTCTGGAAAGGGCTCGACGACAGAGCCCGGAAAGTACCCGCCGGCATCTATTTCGTACGGCTGCAAACAGCAGACATTAATAACGCCCTAAAAGCCATAATTCTCCGCTAA
- a CDS encoding C25 family cysteine peptidase: MKKFIFCIFILMLGAQAQEIGAKYLIITHDNFYNDIQPLAQWKHKKGMRTKVVKFSEIGTTSTQIKSYITYGFNNWQIRPEFVLLVGSPDLIPWGQTYPYTYSDHPYMNMNTDIYNEILLGRLTVHNTTEAQTVVNKILLYERTPYMGDTAWMRNACLIVAEDGLTYPPVPGTDDYIYWGDSRHAYNLMLANGYNRMDTLSTLLGDNYNDVIQSVNNGVGFVQFRGQGVGNWWGPFGVNPDNTANGSMLPIVLSITCSTIGTGSTPATAERWLLTGTPTTPRGASGYFATTTVRSHVAQIRSAVARGFFTAIFTNGQRTFGEACEGGRLNLYNLYSDTQDYQGFATLGDPEMNIWTATPRSIDVAHVPSLAAEDETLLVTVTLSNGGPIDSALVCAVLDTTVYSYGITDNNGQIVLQLPTMHPGQMDITVTGRNLIPHEGTIEIVGDNAYLQYQSHILNDSLGNNNGIPENGETILLTATIANIGLMAATGVSATLRSDDEFVSIIDSVSYYGDIQPQDSASNISPYAIAISNICPDGHIAVLRLLMTDSGSNEWISNFSIIITNTASGTWVGPDEYGYYIYDDTDTLTGYAPTFDWYDGTMAIVPEISDEDADTVTYSLPFTFPFYGLSYNAVGMCSNGFLEMGVSTHRFGVNTQIPAAGGPRRLLAAFWDDLDPTVDSGSGDVYYAYDTTNHRYIVEFRSIGHWGTVPQTQRETFQVQLLDPQYYTTPTGDGEILFLYDTVMNASSNTVGIEDHTETRGLQYVYNNSYHPNAAPLQNGRALLITTKTPAGIWLHTVDFSFEDSTGGNNNGIIDPGETIQIYLQLMNSGNAAANNVTTILRTGDPDASITDSTAEFGLISQGSVAANYGDPYVVEISTTPSDTTIGFVLYISCNSGAYHKSDYFTFYLYGSPGVEEQKTGMLGVVSLNICPNPFKLSTDINYTIPYAGYATHENATLKIYDVTGRMVKDFSGLLSANAYQSSISWDGTDDIGRRVANGIYFIALDSQGIKERAKVILVK, translated from the coding sequence ATGAAGAAGTTCATTTTTTGTATTTTTATACTGATGCTGGGTGCCCAAGCACAGGAAATCGGGGCGAAATACCTCATTATCACCCACGATAATTTCTACAACGATATCCAACCCCTTGCCCAGTGGAAACACAAAAAGGGTATGAGAACAAAGGTTGTCAAATTCTCAGAGATCGGCACGACCTCGACACAGATAAAGAGTTACATCACGTACGGTTTCAACAACTGGCAGATACGACCGGAATTCGTTCTGCTCGTCGGCTCCCCGGATCTAATACCGTGGGGACAGACATATCCATATACATACTCAGATCACCCCTACATGAACATGAACACCGATATCTATAACGAAATACTCCTCGGCAGATTGACCGTGCATAATACTACCGAGGCTCAGACCGTTGTGAACAAAATACTACTATACGAACGCACACCCTACATGGGTGACACAGCATGGATGCGCAACGCGTGTCTTATCGTTGCGGAAGATGGCCTTACGTATCCTCCAGTGCCAGGTACTGACGACTACATTTACTGGGGCGACAGCCGGCATGCTTACAACCTGATGCTGGCGAACGGATACAATAGAATGGACACGTTATCCACCTTGCTCGGTGATAATTACAACGATGTTATCCAATCAGTGAACAACGGCGTGGGCTTCGTGCAGTTCCGGGGCCAGGGCGTTGGCAACTGGTGGGGACCATTCGGTGTCAACCCTGATAATACTGCAAATGGTAGCATGCTGCCGATCGTCCTTTCTATAACATGTTCTACCATCGGCACCGGCTCAACACCGGCAACAGCGGAGCGCTGGCTCCTGACCGGAACGCCAACGACTCCACGCGGTGCATCCGGCTATTTTGCCACGACGACGGTCAGAAGCCACGTCGCTCAAATAAGAAGCGCAGTCGCGAGAGGTTTTTTCACCGCGATATTTACCAATGGACAGAGAACGTTTGGCGAAGCTTGCGAAGGCGGAAGATTGAACCTGTACAACCTCTACAGTGATACGCAGGACTACCAGGGGTTCGCGACGCTCGGTGATCCGGAAATGAATATCTGGACGGCAACGCCCAGGTCAATCGATGTAGCACATGTTCCTTCATTGGCTGCTGAGGATGAAACTCTATTGGTGACCGTCACCCTGAGCAACGGCGGACCGATCGATTCGGCACTGGTATGCGCAGTCCTCGATACGACAGTATACTCGTACGGCATTACAGACAACAACGGTCAGATAGTCTTGCAGCTGCCGACCATGCATCCGGGACAAATGGACATAACCGTGACCGGACGGAATTTGATACCGCATGAAGGGACGATCGAAATCGTCGGCGATAATGCATATCTCCAGTATCAGAGTCATATTCTCAACGATTCGCTCGGCAATAATAATGGAATACCGGAAAATGGAGAAACCATACTGTTAACAGCGACGATAGCGAACATCGGTCTGATGGCAGCGACCGGTGTCAGTGCAACATTACGGTCGGACGATGAATTCGTTTCGATCATCGACAGCGTTTCCTACTATGGTGACATACAACCGCAGGATTCGGCCAGCAACATCAGTCCGTATGCAATCGCCATATCGAACATCTGCCCTGATGGTCACATCGCGGTTCTCCGACTCCTGATGACAGATTCGGGAAGCAATGAATGGATAAGCAACTTCTCTATAATCATCACGAATACCGCATCAGGCACCTGGGTTGGCCCAGACGAATACGGCTACTATATCTACGATGATACTGATACCCTGACCGGTTATGCTCCGACATTTGACTGGTATGACGGCACAATGGCTATCGTGCCTGAGATAAGCGATGAGGATGCCGATACGGTGACATATTCCCTACCATTCACCTTTCCGTTCTATGGCTTGAGCTATAATGCTGTCGGTATGTGTTCCAATGGCTTTCTCGAAATGGGAGTATCGACCCACCGCTTTGGTGTTAACACACAGATACCCGCGGCCGGTGGTCCGAGAAGACTGCTCGCTGCTTTCTGGGACGACTTAGATCCCACGGTCGATTCTGGCTCAGGTGATGTGTACTATGCTTACGATACGACCAATCATCGTTACATAGTAGAATTCCGTAGTATCGGACACTGGGGTACTGTTCCCCAGACCCAGCGAGAGACATTCCAGGTGCAACTACTAGATCCGCAGTACTACACTACACCGACCGGTGACGGAGAAATCCTCTTTCTCTATGATACGGTAATGAATGCAAGTTCGAATACGGTTGGCATCGAAGATCATACCGAAACGCGCGGCCTCCAGTACGTCTACAACAATAGCTACCACCCGAACGCGGCACCCTTGCAGAACGGGCGTGCATTACTGATAACCACGAAGACCCCGGCAGGCATATGGCTACATACTGTAGACTTTTCGTTCGAAGATTCGACCGGCGGCAATAATAACGGCATCATCGACCCCGGCGAAACAATACAAATCTACTTACAACTAATGAACAGCGGCAACGCCGCGGCAAACAATGTTACGACAATTCTCAGAACTGGTGACCCCGACGCCAGCATTACGGACAGCACCGCAGAGTTCGGATTGATCTCTCAGGGATCGGTCGCGGCCAACTACGGCGACCCATATGTCGTCGAGATCAGCACCACGCCATCAGATACGACGATCGGTTTTGTCCTTTATATTAGCTGCAACAGCGGTGCTTATCACAAATCTGATTACTTCACGTTCTACTTGTACGGTTCCCCAGGAGTTGAAGAACAGAAAACCGGCATGCTCGGTGTTGTTAGTCTCAACATTTGTCCCAATCCCTTCAAACTCTCGACCGACATTAATTATACCATACCTTACGCAGGATACGCGACCCACGAGAATGCTACTTTGAAAATATATGATGTGACCGGGAGAATGGTAAAAGACTTCTCTGGATTGCTGTCGGCTAATGCATACCAGTCATCTATTAGCTGGGACGGAACCGATGATATCGGACGGCGCGTTGCCAATGGTATCTACTTCATAGCTCTTGATTCCCAGGGCATCAAAGAAAGGGCTAAGGTGATCCTGGTTAAATGA
- a CDS encoding M14 family zinc carboxypeptidase produces MIWLLFFLTLDPRYHTRDEVAHELDSIARNYPGITMLDTIGYSSFDSVPLFGLKISDNPVEDEDEPAVLYIGCHHAEEILGIEICMYMISELTSNYGTDSTVTYWVDNREIWFVPLMNPDGQSVVMAPPETVWRDTTWRDNKRDNNNSGFFELAYDGVDLNRNYDFYWTEGGSTDPTSEFYIGPYSFSENETRAIRDLAFTNNFTFCITYHSARYGLTEVVYFPWDWEGGYSPDFPFIRTIADTISKRIIRDSGIGYYSALPGQGLDGRARNWLYGVCGIFTYCIEVCTTTIPPGSMVDDLCQRNLPGAYYLLERVSECGITGHIYDSLTGEPLTAEVIIHNYYDPNLPPRRSDAVYGRFLRILKPGIYDIEIRKHGYAPVYYDDMQIIDGQMTEFDIMMSRTGGEMPAPVLQKKIKVRPNPSSNNVFIELDDGMALTSLAVYDVTGRLVKNFENPDRRMIWQGVDEQNRAVAEGIYWLLGENEGNQTIQKVVLIKGSVN; encoded by the coding sequence ATGATCTGGCTGCTCTTTTTTCTGACGCTCGACCCACGCTATCATACACGTGATGAAGTCGCACATGAATTGGACTCAATTGCCAGAAACTATCCCGGTATAACGATGCTCGATACCATAGGCTATTCATCATTCGATTCTGTTCCTTTGTTCGGACTGAAGATATCGGACAATCCGGTCGAGGACGAGGACGAACCGGCGGTGCTCTATATCGGATGCCATCATGCCGAAGAGATACTGGGCATTGAGATCTGCATGTATATGATATCTGAACTGACCAGCAATTACGGCACCGATTCGACGGTCACTTACTGGGTCGACAATCGTGAAATATGGTTCGTTCCACTGATGAATCCCGATGGTCAGAGTGTGGTCATGGCTCCCCCGGAGACTGTGTGGCGGGATACTACCTGGCGTGACAACAAACGTGATAATAACAATAGCGGGTTCTTCGAACTGGCATATGACGGTGTTGACCTGAATCGTAATTACGACTTTTACTGGACCGAGGGCGGGAGCACTGATCCCACTTCGGAATTCTATATAGGTCCATACTCTTTTTCTGAAAATGAAACACGCGCGATAAGAGACCTCGCGTTCACAAACAACTTTACATTCTGTATCACCTACCACTCGGCACGCTATGGTTTGACCGAGGTAGTGTACTTCCCGTGGGACTGGGAGGGTGGATACTCGCCCGACTTTCCATTCATCAGGACTATCGCTGATACGATCTCCAAGCGGATAATAAGGGACTCGGGTATTGGCTACTATAGCGCGCTGCCCGGTCAGGGACTCGACGGCCGCGCAAGAAACTGGCTCTACGGTGTTTGCGGTATTTTCACATACTGCATCGAGGTATGCACGACAACGATACCACCGGGATCGATGGTGGATGACCTCTGTCAGAGAAATCTCCCGGGAGCATACTATCTATTGGAAAGAGTATCGGAATGTGGTATAACGGGCCACATATACGATTCATTGACCGGCGAGCCGTTGACTGCCGAGGTCATTATCCACAACTACTACGACCCGAACTTGCCTCCACGCAGGAGCGACGCCGTATATGGCCGTTTCCTGAGAATATTGAAGCCAGGAATATATGATATCGAAATACGCAAACACGGTTACGCCCCTGTATACTACGATGATATGCAAATCATTGACGGACAAATGACCGAATTCGATATAATGATGAGCAGGACCGGAGGTGAAATGCCGGCACCGGTCCTTCAAAAAAAAATCAAGGTGCGTCCGAATCCCAGCAGTAACAACGTATTCATTGAACTCGACGACGGGATGGCGCTTACTTCACTGGCTGTATACGATGTAACCGGACGTCTGGTGAAGAATTTTGAAAATCCAGATCGTCGTATGATCTGGCAGGGCGTGGACGAGCAAAACCGTGCCGTTGCCGAAGGTATTTACTGGCTATTGGGAGAGAATGAAGGAAACCAAACAATACAGAAGGTCGTTCTGATCAAGGGTTCGGTGAATTAG
- a CDS encoding decaprenyl-phosphate phosphoribosyltransferase translates to MYVRLLRPRQWLKNVFVFAGLIFSRHFFIPESVEKSIIAFIVFSLLSSSGYIINDIIDYREDLQHPAKSKRPIAAGRIKRLPAGAIAIVLMFVSLAGSYSLGTNFFIVCCIYGLLMLVYSFGVKQIVILDVLFVAFGYVLRAIAGAVVIDVEISSWLLLCTLLIALFLAVAKRRTEIVLLGEDAAKHRKILSQYSLPLLNQMIAVVTAACIVAYCLYTLAPETVTKFGTKNLIFTIPFVIYGIFRYLYITYQKQETDIPERVLFSDLPLQLCLVSWVLACVLIIAFV, encoded by the coding sequence GTGTATGTTAGATTGCTACGCCCGCGGCAGTGGTTAAAGAATGTTTTTGTATTTGCCGGGCTCATCTTCAGTCGACACTTTTTCATTCCTGAGAGCGTTGAGAAAAGTATTATTGCTTTCATAGTTTTCTCTTTGCTGAGTAGCAGCGGATATATCATAAACGATATAATTGACTACAGAGAGGACCTGCAGCACCCAGCCAAATCAAAGCGCCCGATTGCGGCCGGCAGGATAAAGAGGTTGCCGGCGGGCGCTATTGCTATTGTGCTAATGTTCGTATCTCTCGCCGGCAGTTATTCTCTCGGCACTAATTTTTTTATTGTTTGCTGCATTTACGGTCTGCTAATGCTGGTTTATTCTTTCGGAGTGAAGCAGATAGTGATACTCGATGTATTGTTCGTGGCATTTGGATATGTCTTGAGAGCAATTGCCGGCGCGGTGGTGATAGATGTGGAAATATCGTCATGGCTACTGCTTTGTACCTTGTTGATAGCACTCTTTCTCGCGGTCGCGAAGCGACGGACAGAGATCGTTCTTCTTGGTGAAGATGCAGCAAAACATCGCAAAATATTGTCACAATATTCACTGCCACTCTTGAACCAGATGATCGCCGTTGTCACTGCTGCATGCATAGTTGCCTATTGTCTGTACACGCTCGCGCCTGAAACCGTTACCAAGTTCGGTACAAAAAACTTGATCTTTACGATACCTTTCGTGATCTACGGTATATTCAGGTATCTATACATAACATACCAGAAGCAGGAGACGGATATTCCAGAAAGGGTGCTGTTCAGCGACCTGCCTCTTCAGTTGTGTCTTGTTTCCTGGGTTCTTGCATGCGTGTTGATTATCGCGTTTGTCTGA
- a CDS encoding TldD/PmbA family protein: MIGKREARRIVNFVKDNSKADQVEVSILNHEQALTRFANNYIHQNVSESNSSISIRVVLGKKLGIASTNSLDLKKIRETVAWAERIAHHQRENKDFVSLPKAPSSKYRVLKSSVKSTGSFSERDRARAVGVIVGIARQNDLDAFGSVSNGSAEICVGNSLGIFAYSVCGDIFTNIVMSTGNSTGYAQIGARDVRDVDFKKLAEIAAKKALLSRDPVDLSPGSYTTIFEPLAASEFIDYMSFYAFNGKIFQEERSYLTGKLGSKIVDDRITVVDDPFARNGFTFPFDFEGVPKKRLVLIDKGVAENVVYDSLAAYKEKKKSTGHALGAPNPFGPIPLNIVMKPGGKSVDEMIRETDHGILVTRFHYTNIIDPHKLIFTGMTRDGTFLIENGKLTKGVKNLRFTENIIDVMNRVHSISNRPELVAGDPGYGPRFATGTVVPALKVRDFTFTSATDF, from the coding sequence ATGATTGGAAAAAGAGAAGCCAGAAGAATCGTTAATTTTGTGAAAGATAACTCAAAGGCCGATCAGGTTGAGGTGTCTATCTTGAATCATGAACAAGCCCTTACTCGTTTTGCGAACAACTATATCCATCAGAATGTCAGTGAGTCCAACAGTAGTATTTCAATTCGGGTCGTACTCGGGAAAAAGCTTGGTATTGCTTCAACTAATTCTCTCGACCTTAAGAAGATACGCGAAACCGTTGCCTGGGCTGAGAGGATCGCCCACCATCAAAGAGAAAATAAGGATTTCGTATCACTGCCAAAAGCCCCTTCAAGCAAGTACCGCGTGCTCAAATCCAGTGTGAAAAGTACTGGGTCATTTTCTGAGCGTGATCGTGCGAGAGCTGTTGGAGTGATCGTGGGCATTGCCCGACAGAATGATCTCGATGCTTTTGGTTCCGTTTCGAATGGTAGTGCAGAGATATGTGTTGGAAATTCGTTAGGTATTTTTGCCTATTCGGTCTGCGGTGATATTTTCACCAATATTGTCATGTCAACCGGTAACTCAACTGGATATGCTCAGATCGGTGCCCGTGATGTTCGAGATGTTGATTTCAAAAAACTGGCAGAAATTGCAGCAAAGAAAGCATTGCTCTCAAGAGATCCCGTGGACCTCAGTCCGGGTAGCTATACCACGATATTCGAGCCGCTTGCCGCTAGCGAGTTCATTGATTACATGTCATTTTATGCATTTAATGGTAAGATATTTCAGGAAGAGCGTTCTTATCTAACCGGAAAATTGGGTTCGAAGATCGTTGATGATAGGATTACGGTGGTCGATGATCCTTTCGCCAGGAATGGGTTTACGTTTCCTTTTGATTTTGAAGGTGTTCCAAAAAAACGTCTTGTGCTCATCGACAAAGGCGTTGCCGAAAACGTGGTCTATGACTCACTTGCGGCGTATAAAGAGAAGAAGAAATCGACCGGGCATGCACTTGGCGCGCCCAACCCGTTCGGCCCTATACCCTTGAACATCGTAATGAAGCCTGGTGGGAAAAGTGTAGATGAGATGATTCGGGAGACTGATCACGGCATATTGGTGACGCGTTTTCACTACACCAACATAATCGATCCTCACAAACTGATCTTTACCGGAATGACGAGAGATGGTACTTTTCTCATAGAGAACGGTAAACTCACAAAGGGTGTAAAGAATTTGAGATTCACCGAGAATATCATCGATGTTATGAATAGAGTACACAGTATTTCGAATCGTCCGGAATTGGTTGCGGGTGATCCGGGTTATGGACCGCGTTTCGCGACCGGCACAGTAGTCCCCGCATTGAAGGTACGTGACTTTACTTTCACAAGTGCCACAGATTTCTAA
- a CDS encoding manganese efflux pump MntP family protein, whose product MNIYVTFFMAIGLALDAFAVAISSGIVATRVRLRHALRIGIFFGFFQAGMPLIGWAAGSLFRNIISGIDHWVSFILLCFIGLHMIYESLQTESQRSGTNPLDFHILLLLSIATSIDALAAGVSLALLDAAILRTVLIIGAVTFLLSFIGYYLGDKLGIFFKARIRVVGGLMLILIGVKILIEHL is encoded by the coding sequence ATGAACATATATGTGACATTTTTCATGGCTATTGGGCTTGCCCTCGATGCATTTGCCGTTGCTATTAGCAGCGGTATTGTTGCCACCCGGGTACGATTAAGGCATGCTCTAAGGATAGGTATATTCTTTGGTTTTTTTCAGGCCGGCATGCCCTTAATAGGTTGGGCGGCGGGTTCATTATTCAGGAACATCATAAGCGGCATCGATCACTGGGTTTCTTTCATTCTGCTCTGCTTCATCGGGTTACACATGATATACGAGTCCTTGCAGACTGAATCCCAGCGGTCCGGTACTAATCCACTTGATTTTCATATTCTTTTGCTCCTTTCCATTGCGACGAGTATTGATGCCCTGGCAGCGGGTGTCAGTTTAGCATTATTAGATGCGGCCATCTTACGTACTGTACTCATTATTGGCGCAGTTACCTTCTTGCTCTCTTTTATCGGATATTACCTTGGTGATAAATTGGGTATATTTTTCAAAGCTCGGATAAGGGTCGTTGGTGGTTTAATGTTAATACTGATTGGTGTGAAGATACTCATCGAACATCTCTAG